In the Phaeobacter sp. A36a-5a genome, one interval contains:
- a CDS encoding TRAP transporter permease — MSTKMDDLEASVSRFRPVGNAWLWLLRASTCAVVFLSINQAFNLHFFVGHTLLANQYMYLLLLLIIPSVFIILPIGKAATGTRVPFYDIVLAVLTGSVLCWFIANSLNMMQNGWELAAPARATYISMALWVLIFEASRRAGGTALAVIVGVVSLYPLFADAMPGPIRGFSYPLETAAGYHAMSNESIVGIPMRAFANLVIGFLIFGAALQHTGAGTFFINLAFALLGHIRGGPAKVAIVASGLMGSMSGSVVTNVMTTGVMTIPAMRRIKLKAPFAAGVEACASTGGVLMPPVMGATAFIMANFLEVSYASVAMAAIIPSFLYFFGLFIQIDARAAREGIKGLEAAELPSVRQTLKEGWFYIFAFALLVYLLLFLRREMLAPFYATPVLLIINQLFSKNTRWGRDELLAFVDTLTKLFAELVSVLAGIGLIVGALSMTGLAGTLVNDLLSIAGGSPMVLLIIGAMTSFVLGIGMTVTAAYIFLAIILAPALVATGMNAMAVHMFIFYWGMLSFITPPVALGAFAAASVAKAPPMATGVEAMRLGSVIYFIPFFFVLDPALILVGSPGEIVIALSIAVLGVMCFASGMQGYLAGVGRLKLHDRLLLIAGSIIMPLPGHTVIPLEKHEILGLAGLVIIPVVASAFLRERRLGKIELSHD, encoded by the coding sequence ATGAGTACGAAGATGGACGACCTAGAAGCGTCGGTCAGCCGTTTCCGACCTGTCGGCAATGCCTGGCTCTGGTTGCTGCGGGCAAGCACCTGCGCCGTAGTGTTTCTTTCGATCAATCAGGCCTTCAATCTGCATTTCTTTGTGGGCCATACACTTCTTGCAAATCAGTATATGTATCTGCTTTTGCTTTTGATCATCCCGTCCGTCTTCATCATCTTGCCCATTGGCAAGGCTGCGACCGGCACCAGGGTGCCGTTTTACGATATCGTCCTGGCGGTCCTGACCGGATCTGTGCTGTGCTGGTTTATCGCAAACTCGCTCAACATGATGCAAAATGGCTGGGAACTCGCGGCACCCGCGCGCGCCACCTATATTTCGATGGCACTCTGGGTCCTGATCTTTGAGGCCTCGCGCCGCGCCGGCGGCACGGCACTCGCCGTTATTGTGGGCGTCGTGTCCCTCTATCCATTGTTTGCCGATGCCATGCCCGGCCCCATTCGCGGGTTTTCCTACCCGCTGGAGACTGCGGCGGGTTACCATGCCATGAGCAACGAGAGCATTGTGGGCATCCCGATGCGGGCGTTCGCCAATCTGGTCATCGGGTTTCTGATCTTTGGTGCAGCGCTACAGCATACCGGGGCGGGCACATTCTTCATTAATCTTGCCTTTGCTCTGCTGGGACATATTCGTGGCGGGCCAGCGAAGGTTGCGATTGTAGCAAGCGGCTTGATGGGCTCGATGAGCGGCTCGGTTGTGACCAATGTCATGACCACCGGTGTGATGACCATCCCTGCGATGCGCCGTATCAAGCTAAAGGCACCCTTTGCCGCCGGGGTCGAGGCCTGCGCTTCAACGGGTGGTGTGCTAATGCCGCCAGTTATGGGCGCCACAGCCTTCATCATGGCCAATTTTCTCGAGGTCTCTTACGCCAGTGTTGCAATGGCCGCGATTATCCCGTCGTTCTTATATTTCTTCGGGCTTTTCATCCAGATCGACGCGCGCGCGGCGCGCGAAGGTATCAAGGGGCTTGAGGCCGCGGAATTGCCATCGGTGCGACAGACGCTGAAAGAAGGGTGGTTCTATATCTTTGCCTTCGCTCTCCTTGTTTATCTGCTGCTTTTCCTTCGCCGCGAAATGCTGGCGCCGTTCTATGCAACTCCAGTGCTGCTGATCATCAATCAGCTGTTCTCAAAGAACACGCGCTGGGGACGTGACGAGCTGCTTGCTTTTGTTGACACGCTGACGAAGCTTTTTGCCGAACTCGTTAGCGTATTGGCGGGGATTGGTTTGATTGTTGGTGCCCTCTCGATGACCGGGCTTGCCGGAACGTTGGTGAATGACCTGCTGTCGATCGCTGGCGGCTCGCCTATGGTGCTTTTGATCATCGGGGCGATGACCAGCTTTGTGCTTGGTATCGGTATGACGGTGACGGCGGCCTACATCTTTCTTGCGATTATTCTTGCTCCCGCACTGGTTGCGACCGGAATGAATGCAATGGCCGTCCATATGTTCATTTTCTACTGGGGTATGCTGTCGTTCATCACGCCGCCTGTTGCGCTGGGGGCGTTTGCCGCCGCCTCGGTCGCAAAGGCACCGCCAATGGCCACGGGAGTTGAGGCGATGAGACTTGGCAGCGTCATCTACTTCATCCCCTTCTTCTTCGTGCTGGATCCGGCGTTAATTCTGGTCGGCAGCCCGGGTGAAATCGTGATCGCACTTAGCATCGCGGTCTTGGGTGTGATGTGCTTTGCCAGCGGTATGCAGGGCTATCTGGCGGGTGTTGGTCGTCTGAAGCTACACGATCGGCTGCTGCTCATTGCGGGTTCGATCATCATGCCGCTCCCCGGGCACACGGTCATCCCGCTTGAAAAGCATGAAATCCTGGGTTTGGCGGGGCTTGTGATCATCCCGGTGGTGGCCTCTGCCTTTCTGCGGGAGCGGCGGCTTGGCAAGATCGAGCTAAGCCATGATTGA
- a CDS encoding TAXI family TRAP transporter solute-binding subunit has product MTKTLRIMGPLLAMCLGGAAAAEETKLPDTLSWTAYNVGSSGYSQSVAIGKALQDEYGVTLRVVPAKNDVSRVVPVVSGQIDFAAAGSGVFYAAEGVLGWAKPELGPQPLQMVMSASGNNCLALGTAADANIVTAADLKGKRLPWVVGSPALQTNVTAFLAYGGLTWDDVTKVEVSGFDAAWKAILNDQADAMTSFTTGGGTEVDASPRGLRWLETPHDETENWARMQAVAPHMAKRIATAGTNISDANPLQCSGFPYPILVTAPDRDAGLVMNMAKGIDEQFERFVAAEPSASGWAKDRQNFQWVLPYHEGAVAYWKSVGLWSDENEAHNRYLLSRQAVIANAWQDLEDKSADDFQKRWMAARADALRAANMPTVWDN; this is encoded by the coding sequence ATGACCAAAACGCTTAGAATTATGGGTCCGCTTTTGGCGATGTGCCTGGGCGGTGCCGCCGCGGCGGAAGAGACCAAGCTGCCCGATACGTTGTCGTGGACAGCCTATAATGTCGGAAGCTCGGGCTATAGCCAGTCGGTTGCTATCGGCAAGGCGCTCCAGGACGAATACGGCGTTACGCTGCGCGTTGTTCCGGCTAAAAATGACGTCTCGCGCGTTGTGCCAGTGGTGAGCGGTCAGATCGATTTTGCCGCTGCCGGATCTGGCGTGTTCTATGCAGCTGAGGGCGTCCTCGGGTGGGCGAAACCGGAACTGGGACCACAACCCCTGCAAATGGTGATGAGCGCATCCGGCAACAACTGTCTCGCGCTTGGAACTGCGGCAGACGCGAATATCGTGACTGCGGCAGATCTCAAGGGCAAGCGGTTGCCTTGGGTTGTCGGTTCACCCGCGCTACAGACCAATGTGACGGCCTTTCTCGCATATGGCGGATTGACTTGGGACGATGTCACCAAAGTCGAGGTAAGCGGGTTTGACGCGGCATGGAAAGCAATCCTGAATGATCAGGCCGATGCGATGACTTCATTTACCACAGGCGGCGGCACCGAAGTTGACGCGTCTCCGCGGGGTTTGCGCTGGCTTGAAACTCCACATGATGAAACCGAAAATTGGGCGAGAATGCAGGCCGTGGCCCCTCATATGGCCAAACGGATCGCAACGGCCGGTACCAACATCTCGGATGCTAACCCGTTGCAATGCAGCGGCTTTCCCTATCCAATTCTCGTGACCGCGCCGGATCGCGATGCTGGGCTTGTGATGAACATGGCAAAGGGCATCGACGAGCAGTTCGAGAGATTTGTCGCCGCCGAGCCCTCCGCCAGCGGCTGGGCCAAGGATCGGCAGAATTTCCAATGGGTCTTGCCGTATCATGAAGGAGCGGTTGCGTATTGGAAGTCGGTTGGCCTGTGGTCTGACGAAAATGAAGCGCACAACCGGTATCTTCTGAGCCGGCAGGCTGTGATCGCAAATGCGTGGCAAGACCTGGAGGACAAAAGCGCCGATGACTTCCAGAAGCGCTGGATGGCCGCGCGTGCAGATGCGCTGCGAGCGGCAAATATGCCGACAGTTTGGGATAACTGA